From one Candidatus Sulfotelmatobacter sp. genomic stretch:
- a CDS encoding acyl-CoA carboxylase subunit beta, with translation MSTTGSPHERAIARLDAMRDASLAPAGEDANAKQHARGKRTARERVEALVDPGSFVELDRFAVHRTTAFGLGEREFLGDGVVTGHATIDGRTVFLFSQDFTVLGGSLGEVMAEKICKVMDLAVRTGAPLIGINDSGGARIQEGVVSLGGYAEIFWRNVQASGVIPQISLIAGPCAGGAVYSPAITDFTVMVEGISQMFITGPEIIKTVTGEDVSFEELGGALTHATKSGVAQLTAVDEDEMNEHCRRLLSFIPANNLDDPPLVPTQDDPMRLVPELDQLIPDSPNKPYDILDAIVPILDDGDFFEILPLWAQNVVVGFGRVGGRSVGVVANQPKFLAGVLDIDASIKAARFVRFCDAFNVPLLTFVDVPGFLPGTSQEWGGIIKHGAKLLYAFAEATVPKITVITRKAYGGAYDVMASKHIRADINLAWPSAEIAVMGASGAVRILNRREIAAAADPDAEAARLAAEYTDHFANPFIAAQRGYVDDVIAARETRRAVSRALDVLANKRVDRPHRKHGNIPL, from the coding sequence AACGCGAAGCAGCACGCGCGCGGCAAGCGCACCGCGCGCGAGCGGGTCGAGGCGCTGGTCGACCCCGGCTCGTTCGTCGAGCTCGATCGTTTCGCCGTGCACCGCACGACCGCGTTCGGGTTGGGCGAGCGCGAGTTTCTCGGCGACGGCGTCGTCACCGGGCACGCGACGATCGACGGCCGGACGGTCTTTCTGTTCTCGCAGGACTTCACGGTGCTGGGCGGCTCGCTGGGCGAAGTGATGGCCGAGAAGATCTGCAAGGTGATGGACCTCGCCGTGCGCACCGGCGCGCCGCTGATCGGCATCAACGACTCGGGCGGCGCGCGCATCCAAGAGGGCGTCGTCAGCCTGGGCGGCTACGCCGAGATCTTCTGGCGCAACGTGCAGGCATCGGGCGTGATCCCGCAGATCAGCCTGATCGCCGGGCCGTGCGCCGGCGGCGCGGTCTACTCGCCCGCCATCACCGATTTCACCGTCATGGTCGAGGGCATCTCGCAGATGTTCATCACCGGGCCCGAGATCATCAAGACCGTCACCGGCGAGGACGTCAGCTTCGAAGAGCTGGGCGGTGCGCTCACGCACGCGACCAAGAGCGGCGTCGCGCAGCTGACCGCGGTCGACGAAGACGAGATGAACGAGCACTGCCGGCGACTGCTCTCGTTCATCCCCGCCAACAACCTCGACGATCCGCCGCTGGTGCCGACGCAGGACGATCCCATGCGGCTCGTTCCCGAGCTCGACCAGCTGATTCCGGACTCGCCGAACAAGCCGTACGACATCCTGGACGCGATCGTGCCGATCCTCGACGACGGCGACTTCTTCGAGATCTTGCCGCTGTGGGCGCAGAACGTCGTGGTCGGCTTCGGCCGCGTCGGCGGACGCAGCGTCGGCGTCGTGGCAAACCAGCCGAAGTTCCTGGCCGGCGTGCTCGACATCGACGCCTCGATCAAGGCCGCGCGGTTCGTGCGTTTCTGCGACGCGTTCAACGTCCCGCTGCTCACCTTCGTCGACGTGCCGGGCTTCTTGCCGGGGACGAGCCAGGAGTGGGGCGGCATCATCAAACACGGCGCCAAGCTGCTCTACGCGTTCGCCGAGGCCACCGTCCCCAAGATCACCGTCATCACCCGCAAGGCGTACGGCGGCGCGTACGACGTCATGGCCTCCAAACACATCCGGGCCGACATCAACCTTGCTTGGCCGAGCGCCGAGATCGCCGTCATGGGCGCGTCGGGCGCGGTGCGCATCCTCAACCGGCGCGAGATCGCCGCCGCCGCCGACCCCGATGCCGAGGCCGCACGCCTGGCGGCCGAGTACACCGACCATTTCGCCAACCCGTTCATCGCCGCGCAGCGCGGCTACGTCGACGACGTCATCGCCGCCCGCGAGACGCGGCGCGCCGTCTCCCGCGCGCTCGACGTACTGGCGAACAAGCGGGTCGACCGCCCCCATCGCAAGCACGGAAACATACCGCTCTAA